In one Lolium rigidum isolate FL_2022 chromosome 3, APGP_CSIRO_Lrig_0.1, whole genome shotgun sequence genomic region, the following are encoded:
- the LOC124694213 gene encoding putrescine hydroxycinnamoyltransferase 1-like, which yields MKVEMVESTLVAPSEETPRQALWLSNFDVTAAMTHTALVYYYPAPTTGGEGFFSPDRLMAALAKALVLFYPLAGRLGMDEDGRLQIDCHGEGALYVVARADCTGEDLFSNYVPSPKVRRVFVPVAPSGDPPCLMAMFQVTFLKCGGVVLGTAIHHALMDGIGAFHFIQTWSGLARGLAVAEACPSPPSHDRTLLQGRSPPHADFHHSAYSSAHLSGLPRPCITLRYSVSPKLLADLKSQCAPGVSTYGAVTAHLWRCMCIARGLASGSDTHLRVTVNVRHRLCPPVPRYFSGNAILRDLVTVKVADVLSKPLGYMTDAIKKSLEDVDDAYVRSMIDYLGLESDKGSLQVAPWQLLPESDLWVTAWLGLPVYDADFGWGAPRLVAPAQMFGTGMAYVMQQADRDKGFVVFLALEPQYVPCFEDVFYNN from the coding sequence ATGACGCACACGGCGCTGGTCTACTACTACCCGGCGCCGACGACGGGCGGCGAGGGCTTCTTCTCGCCGGACCGGCTGATGGCGGCCCTGGCCAAGGCGCTGGTGCTGTTCTACCCGCTCGCCGGGAGGCTAGGCATGGACGAGGATGGGCGGCTGCAGATCGACTGCCATGGCGAGGGAGCGCTATACGTCGTCGCAAGGGCGGACTGCACCGGGGAGGACCTCTTCAGCAACTACGTGCCCTCGCCAAAAGTCAGGCGCGTGTTCGTCCCGGTGGCGCCGTCCGGCGACCCGCCTTGCCTAATGGCCATGTTTCAGGTGACGTTCCTCAAGTGCGGCGGAGTGGTACTGGGCACAGCGATCCACCACGCGCTCATGGACGGAATCGGCGCGTTCCACTTCATCCAGACGTGGTCCGGCTTGGCGCgtggcctcgccgtcgccgaggcATGCCCTTCGCCGCCCTCCCACGACCGCACGCTCCTCCAAGGGCGttcgccgccgcacgccgacttCCACCACTCGGCCTACTCCTCGGCGCACCTCAGCGGCCTCCCACGCCCCTGCATTACCCTTCGCTACTCCGTCTCCCCCAAGCTGCTCGCGGACCTCAAGTCGCAGTGTGCGCCTGGAGTGTCTACCTACGGCGCCGTCACCGCGCACCTCTGGCGTTGCATGTGCATCGCGCGCGGGCTCGCCTCCGGCTCCGACACACACCTCCGCGTCACGGTCAACGTCCGCCACCGCCTATGCCCGCCGGTCCCGCGCTACTTCTCCGGAAACGCCATCCTGCGTGACCTCGTCACCGTCAAGGTGGCCGATGTGCTGTCGAAGCCATTGGGATACATGACCGACGCAATCAAGAAGTCGCTGGAGGACGTTGACGACGCGTATGTGCGCTCGATGATCGACTACCTGGGGCTAGAGTCCGACAAGGGAAGCTTGCAGGTCGCGCCATGGCAGCTCCTACCGGAGTCTGACCTGTGGGTGACAGCCTGGCTGGGGCTGCCCGTGTACGACGCCGACTTCGGCTGGGGCGCGCCACGGTTGGTTGCGCCCGCACAGATGTTCGGCACCGGCATGGCGTACGTGATGCAACAAGCCGACAGGGACAAGGGCTtcgtcgtgttcctcgcgctGGAGCCCCAGTATGTGCCATGCTTTGAGGACGTCTTCTACAACAACTAA